In one Dermochelys coriacea isolate rDerCor1 chromosome 20, rDerCor1.pri.v4, whole genome shotgun sequence genomic region, the following are encoded:
- the LOC119845975 gene encoding inhibin beta C chain-like: protein MLFASGDQKKMATMQALLLLILIRVAEPRAGICPACEMAVLDPEVQKSFLIELAKQSILSKLHLKERPNVTQPVSSAGLLTALVRLRVRRTNPSITLEMPSQSPKTDVQEYEILSFAEPGPSALNITHLHFHFTQDAGRSVQILHANMYVFLAAPGSPARRVTAKLLLSKPGDANPTLVGRRKLEVKRGGWAAVEVRAAVQSFFSKGGQRLTAELELEGSPEPSLLLSSSESHWPFMVAKARASPRHRIRRRAIECNSKSRICCRKQFFVDFKEIGWEDWIIQPEGYRMNYCTGQCPMHVASMPGLASSFHTAILNLIKANNAHATVSSCCVPTSRRPLSLLYYDQDSNIIKTDIPDMIMDACGCT, encoded by the exons ATGCTCTTTGCCTCTGGGGATCAGAAAAAGATGGCCACCATGCAAGCCCTCCTGCTTTTAATACTCATCAGAGTAGCCGAGCCCAGGGCAGGCATATGCCCTGCCTGCGAGATGGCAGTCCTGGACCCAGAGGTGCAGAAGTCGTTCCTCATTGAGCTAGCAAAGCAGAGTATTCTTTCCAAGCTGCATTTGAAGGAGCGACCCAATGTGACCCAGCCGGTCTCCAGCGCTGGCCTCCTGACAGCTCTGGTGAGACTACGTGTCAGGCGCACGAACCCGAGCATCACGTTGGAGATGCCAAGCCAGAGTCCCAAGACTGATGTGCAAGAGTATGAGATTCTCAGCTTTGCTGAGCCAG GGCCCTCCGCTCTCAACATCACGCATCTGCACTTCCACTTCACCCAGGATGCTGGCAGAAGCGTGCAAATCCTCCACGCCAACATGTACGTGTTCCTGGCAGCCCCCGGCAGCCCCGCGCGCAGGGTCACAGCGAAGCTGCTGTTGTCCAAGCCAGGCGATGCAAACCCGACGCTGGTTGGCAGGAGGAAGCTGGAGGTGAAGCGGGGAGGCTGGGCCGCGGTGGAGGTCAGGGCAGCTGTCCAGAGCTTCTTCAGCAAAGGCGGCCAGAGACTAACGGCGGAGCTGGAGCTTGAAGGAAGCCCGGAGCCTTCCCTGCTTCTCAGCAGCAGCGAGTCTCACTGGCCGTTCATGGTGGCCAAGGCCCGGGCCAGTCCCCGACACCGGATTCGCCGCCGAGCCATCGAGTGCAATAGCAAGTCCCGGATatgctgcaggaagcagttcTTCGTTGACTTCAAGGAGATCGGCTGGGAGGACTGGATCATCCAGCCGGAGGGCTACCGCATGAACTACTGCACGGGGCAGTGCCCCATGCACGTGGCCAGCATGCCCGGCCTGGCCTCCTCCTTCCACACAGCCATCCTGAATCTCATCAAGGCCAACAACGCACACGCCACTGTCAGTTCCTGCTGCGTCCCCACGAGCCGCCGGCCCCTCTCCCTGCTCTACTACGACCAGGACAGCAATATCATCAAGACCGACATCCCCGACATGATCATGGATGCCTGCGGCTGCACCTAA